The following nucleotide sequence is from Zingiber officinale cultivar Zhangliang chromosome 10A, Zo_v1.1, whole genome shotgun sequence.
AACTCCCATAGATGTTTGTTTCACATAATAACCATGGATCTCACTTAATTCACTTTAAAACTCCAACAATTTCTTTTTCGTGTacaacttaaccatttgagtttccattggccagttCGTCTTAATCCTaggatgctcattcatatcaatatggccAGCAACTAACTCACTGTGTCTTTGGTGTTTCAGTTCCCTATTGAAACGGatgataaaatccatcaatgagttcttatttgaaacATATCTCTTAAAAAATGCATGTGAACCTTCAGAtctttgactacttgacattccagcacAAAATATATGACTAAAATATGCTGGCACCCACTTGTGTCGCAATTCATACATCGAAGACAACAATTCATTTTTCTCCAAGTTAGCACACTTAATAACCTCTTCCCATGAATTTTCAAATTCATCAGGTGTGGTAGAATTCccaatgacattctttatgcttTGGTAGTAGTCACGAAAAGTTAAAGGgtgtaatttacttgaaaattTGTTCAGTATGTGCCATAAATAATATCGATGCACTGTCTGAGGGAAAACTTGGGCAATGACTTTcgtcatagcaggatcctgatcagtgatgatcaCATTTGCTGCACCTTTAGGCATAGCTTCTATGAACTtgttaagcaaccaaacaaaagactcagttttctcatcacttataaagccgcaaccaaaaataattgtctgatgatgatgattaacttcTACAAATGGTGCAAAAATTAACCCATATTTGTCGGTGTTATATGTTgtcaaatacaactacatcaccaaatacatTGTATGTCGTCCTTGATACTTGATCTGCCCAAAAACACCTACtaaatctgttatctgaatcagcctcataatcaaagaaaaaagctgaATTCTTCTCTT
It contains:
- the LOC122026557 gene encoding protein FAR-RED IMPAIRED RESPONSE 1-like; translation: MEENDQLYIPQVADDQKPKYGMEFSSIKEFIEAMPKGAANVIITDQDPAMTKVIAQVFPQTVHRYYLWHILNKFSSKLHPLTFRDYYQSIKNVIGNSTTPDEFENSWEEVIKCANLEKNELLSSMYELRHKWVPAYFSHIFCAGMSSSQRSEGSHAFFKRYVSNKNSLMDFIIRFNRELKHQRHSELVAGHIDMNEHPRIKTNWPMETQMVKLYTKKKLLEF